Proteins encoded together in one Amblyomma americanum isolate KBUSLIRL-KWMA chromosome 1, ASM5285725v1, whole genome shotgun sequence window:
- the LOC144112687 gene encoding palmitoyltransferase ZDHHC20-B-like — protein MKVRSGAPGRNVYNGGPSCVPKMDHHCPWFNNCVCFSTYKFFLLTIFCVVALCVFGLASATHHVAGAWSSNTSTYVTLNCTFLYAFGVMLVLVLGSFLYLHFTMVCNNVTTLEDLRPHLFKDDRDSFDIGFRDNIAEVFGHRKALWFLPVFTSLGDGARFPTRLHPDHYVYGPPVSVVVEERRPSVPVPPLPVADEVPELPVLTSCRRPVPSTEGPLGGLTLTPFVAPPRGSLSFLPPTTITVVPPTEAAASVRLSESKKDLPPIVVASAFTSMEVR, from the exons atgaAGGTGCGGTCGGGAGCTCCAGGGCGCAACGTATACAACGGTGGACCCTC GTGCGTTCCAAAAATGGACCACCACTGCCCTTGGTTCAACAACTGCGTCTGCTTCAGCACCTACAAGTTCTTCCTGCTCACCATCTTCTGCGTGGTGGCCTTGTGCGTGTTCGGACTGGCCAGCGCCACGCATCACGTGGCTGGCGCCTGGTCCAGCAACACCTCCACTTACGTCACGCTCAACTGCACCTTCCTCTACGCGTTCGGCGTGATGCTGGTTCTGGTGCTTGGCTCCTTCCTCTACCTGCACTTCACCATGGTGTGCAACAACGTCACCACCCTCGAAGACCTGCGCCCCCATCTGTTCAAGGATGACAG AGACTCGTTCGACATTGGCTTCAGGGACAACATCGCCGAGGTGTTTGGCCACCGCAAGGCCCTCTGGTTTCTGCCGGTTTTCACCTCACTGGGAGACGGCGCCCGCTTCCCCACGCGGCTGCACCCGGACCATTACGTCTACGGGCCTCCCGTCTCGGTGGTGGTCGAGGAGCGCAGGCCCTCTGTTCCGGTCCCTCCGTTGCCCGTGGCGGACGAGGTCCCCGAGTTGCCGGTTTTGACCTCGTGCCGCCGGCCCGTTCCATCGACGGAGGGCCCGCTAGGGGGCCTCACGCTGACTCCTTTCGTGGCGCCGCCTCGCGGCagtctctcctttcttcctccgaCGACGATCACCGTCGTGCCACCAACGGAAGCCGCGGCGTCTGTTCGGCTCTCTGAGAGCAAGAAGGATTTACCGCCGATAGTAGTGGCATCGGCATTCACTTCTATGGAAGTGCGGTGA